A window of the Sphaerobacter thermophilus DSM 20745 genome harbors these coding sequences:
- a CDS encoding IS982 family transposase, which translates to MDVDTFLITVYVLVDTFCQTHLPPEPHRPGPAPALSRSEVLTLAIFGQWMKFSSEQDFYRYAERHLRPYFPTLPHRSQYNRLLRRHQVALAQFALYLADQLGRGPVAVDVLDVAPAPVRNAKRRGRGWLAGEANIGFSLRLGWFAGFRVLTAVSLEGAITGWGVAPASTNERSLAETLIACRAHPDPRLPSVGTPVATYLADSGFAGEDGEAHLAATYGVTLVATPQRGSRRRWPTAVRRWVARHRQIVETVIGRLLHTFGLERERPHTLAGFQARLAAKVALHNLCCWLNRQQERPLLAVANLITW; encoded by the coding sequence ATGGATGTGGACACCTTCCTGATCACCGTCTATGTCCTGGTCGACACCTTCTGCCAGACCCACCTGCCCCCGGAGCCCCATCGCCCCGGCCCCGCGCCGGCCCTGAGCCGCAGCGAGGTGCTGACCCTGGCCATCTTCGGGCAGTGGATGAAGTTCTCCAGTGAGCAGGACTTCTACCGCTACGCCGAGCGCCACCTGCGCCCCTACTTCCCCACCCTGCCGCATCGCAGCCAATACAACCGGCTGCTGCGGCGGCATCAGGTCGCCCTGGCCCAGTTCGCCCTCTACCTGGCAGACCAACTTGGCCGGGGGCCAGTGGCGGTGGATGTGCTCGATGTGGCGCCGGCTCCGGTGCGCAATGCCAAGCGCCGCGGGCGGGGCTGGCTGGCGGGCGAGGCCAACATCGGCTTCAGCTTGCGCCTGGGCTGGTTTGCGGGCTTCCGCGTGCTGACCGCGGTCAGCCTGGAGGGGGCGATCACCGGCTGGGGCGTGGCCCCGGCCAGCACCAATGAGCGGTCCCTCGCCGAGACCCTGATTGCCTGTCGGGCCCACCCCGATCCCCGCCTGCCCAGTGTCGGCACGCCGGTGGCGACCTATCTGGCGGATAGTGGCTTTGCCGGCGAGGACGGCGAGGCGCACCTGGCGGCCACCTATGGCGTGACGCTGGTGGCCACCCCGCAGCGGGGCAGTCGGCGGCGCTGGCCCACGGCGGTCCGCCGCTGGGTGGCCCGCCATCGCCAGATCGTGGAGACGGTCATCGGGCGCCTGCTGCACACCTTCGGCCTCGAGCGGGAGCGCCCGCACACCCTGGCGGGCTTCCAGGCGCGACTGGCGGCCAAGGTGGCGCTGCACAACCTCTGTTGCTGGCTGAATCGGCAGCAGGAACGGCCGCTGCTGGCCGTGGCCAACCTGATCACCTGGTAG
- a CDS encoding macro domain-containing protein: MPPVRRGRSSGASGDCVPIQLWMGAGVAGAIKAAGGEEIEREAMAQGPIRVGEAVATGAGRLPYRAVIHAAAMGYEGNRMIPPTSESIQAATQAALEVADRLGLESVAFPALGTGVGGFDLAEAAALMVAAARRYLSQPNARVRRIIFVLRNENARQTFQEAIDQDGAVA, translated from the coding sequence ATGCCGCCAGTGCGTCGCGGTCGGTCCAGCGGAGCGTCAGGTGATTGTGTACCCATCCAACTGTGGATGGGGGCCGGAGTGGCCGGAGCGATCAAGGCGGCGGGCGGCGAGGAGATCGAGCGCGAGGCGATGGCCCAGGGGCCGATCCGGGTCGGGGAAGCGGTGGCTACCGGGGCCGGGCGGCTCCCCTACCGTGCCGTGATCCACGCCGCGGCCATGGGCTATGAGGGCAACCGGATGATCCCGCCGACCTCCGAGAGCATCCAGGCGGCAACGCAGGCCGCGCTGGAGGTCGCCGATCGGCTCGGACTCGAGTCGGTCGCGTTCCCGGCGCTCGGCACCGGCGTCGGCGGCTTCGACCTGGCCGAGGCGGCGGCGCTCATGGTAGCGGCGGCGCGCCGCTATCTGTCACAGCCCAACGCCCGGGTGCGCCGCATCATCTTCGTCCTGCGCAACGAGAACGCCCGCCAGACCTTCCAGGAAGCCATCGACCAGGACGGCGCCGTGGCATAG
- a CDS encoding CHC2 zinc finger domain-containing protein, whose amino-acid sequence MGNSATSLAENTDIRKLYQAEARLRSDDQLWGDIDLIAWLLRDGDELDDEQRELLVIEREVYQWELYRRWDRGLTYPACDFGFARSEIERIRTALPIEAVIGLDVELKPRGKSLRGRCPFHSPSKSGMSLAVRPGHDGKWYCFGCGVGGDVLTWIMAFNHCEFTEALRRLAVMAGEPIPMRRRPQPPSNGPVREVVLR is encoded by the coding sequence ATGGGGAACTCAGCAACTAGTCTGGCAGAGAACACCGACATACGCAAGCTATATCAGGCGGAAGCGCGCCTGCGGTCCGACGACCAGCTCTGGGGCGATATCGACCTGATCGCCTGGTTGCTCCGCGACGGAGACGAGCTCGACGATGAGCAGCGCGAGCTCCTGGTCATCGAGCGAGAGGTCTATCAGTGGGAGCTCTACCGCCGCTGGGACCGGGGGCTCACCTACCCGGCTTGCGACTTCGGGTTCGCCCGGTCCGAAATCGAGCGAATCCGGACCGCACTGCCGATCGAGGCCGTGATCGGGCTCGACGTCGAACTAAAACCGAGGGGAAAGAGCCTCCGTGGGCGATGTCCCTTCCACAGCCCCAGCAAGTCCGGCATGTCCTTGGCCGTCCGTCCGGGCCATGACGGCAAGTGGTACTGCTTTGGCTGCGGCGTCGGCGGTGACGTGCTCACCTGGATCATGGCGTTCAACCATTGCGAATTCACCGAGGCCCTGCGTCGGCTGGCCGTCATGGCGGGTGAGCCGATCCCAATGCGGCGGCGGCCTCAACCGCCTTCGAATGGCCCGGTGCGGGAGGTGGTGCTGCGATGA
- a CDS encoding DUF4242 domain-containing protein, translating into MPRYIVERTFPDGLAIPVNDEGAAVCMRVADTNGELGVTWIHSYVSEDKKRTYCVYDGPNPEALRCLADRNGLPIDRITRVTVLDPYFFK; encoded by the coding sequence ATGCCACGCTACATCGTCGAGCGAACCTTCCCCGACGGACTGGCGATTCCGGTCAATGATGAGGGCGCCGCGGTGTGCATGCGGGTGGCCGACACCAACGGCGAGCTCGGCGTCACCTGGATCCACTCCTACGTGAGCGAGGACAAGAAGCGGACGTACTGCGTCTACGACGGCCCGAACCCCGAAGCGCTCCGCTGCCTTGCGGATCGCAACGGACTGCCGATCGACCGCATCACCCGCGTGACGGTCCTCGACCCGTACTTCTTCAAGTAG
- a CDS encoding helix-turn-helix domain-containing protein, protein MTVAVNPGPSTVLLLTVDQVMKMTNLSKSTIQRAIARGDLRVVRIGRAVRVPSAALSEWLERLEAGADA, encoded by the coding sequence GTGACCGTTGCGGTGAACCCCGGACCTAGTACCGTGCTGCTGCTCACGGTTGACCAAGTCATGAAGATGACCAACCTGTCGAAGTCCACAATCCAGCGCGCGATCGCCCGCGGCGACCTTCGTGTCGTGCGCATCGGCCGGGCGGTCCGTGTTCCCAGCGCGGCGCTGTCCGAGTGGCTTGAGCGGTTGGAGGCGGGGGCGGATGCGTGA
- a CDS encoding helix-turn-helix domain-containing protein — translation MTTQKGAQRRQRRRISGEIEDRIAVLAQREPRWSAGQIYEQLLLEYDEKKLKSPPPSKRTVERIVKEWRGVDLTGPWNLYTAAPEDVPLVLPVLAAVINWTQGAITSLTNGEARIIANIRSVAPDFGLVDSFLWARLYRRRIENNEPTDDFDAYLSYAPWRDENRRALYRKAVEQGWVREVPRAFILHHENGEITTTNVF, via the coding sequence ATGACGACACAAAAAGGGGCGCAGCGACGACAAAGGCGGAGGATTTCGGGTGAGATCGAAGACCGCATCGCGGTCCTGGCTCAGAGGGAGCCACGGTGGTCAGCTGGACAGATCTACGAGCAATTGCTACTTGAGTACGACGAGAAAAAACTCAAGAGCCCCCCGCCTTCCAAGCGCACAGTTGAACGCATCGTCAAGGAATGGAGGGGCGTGGACCTGACCGGCCCATGGAACCTCTACACAGCGGCCCCTGAGGATGTGCCGCTGGTGCTCCCGGTCTTAGCGGCCGTCATCAATTGGACGCAGGGCGCTATAACCTCCCTGACGAACGGTGAGGCACGGATCATCGCGAACATTCGATCTGTGGCCCCTGACTTCGGGTTGGTCGATTCGTTCCTGTGGGCGCGCTTATATCGCCGCCGGATCGAGAACAACGAACCCACAGACGACTTCGACGCCTACCTCAGCTATGCGCCATGGCGGGATGAGAATCGAAGGGCGCTCTACCGGAAAGCTGTTGAGCAGGGATGGGTGCGTGAGGTGCCAAGAGCATTCATTCTTCATCACGAGAACGGTGAGATAACGACCACCAACGTGTTCTAG
- a CDS encoding ATP-binding protein, with translation MLLLERDTFLSELRQWFDVAASGNGHLVFVAGEAGVGKTALVTAFGRMVEQEASPFYGACDPLSTPRPLGPLLDIAAQAGEGLRHVLEQDDHHQRALPAFHSFLARRAQPALVVIEDAHWADEATLDLLRFIGRRVASTRALMLVTYRDDEIGPRHPLRVVLGDLATSPTVRRMHLPPLSESAVRTLAAGTDFDPVELHRQTGGNPFFVTEVLAAGGQGIPLTVRDAVLARAARLPSAARAILDAAAVIGAYAETDLLSQVVSAEMSAVEDAVAGGMLLPRDNGYAFRHELARQTILDALSPTRRVTLHRAVLQALRAVGTGPDDLARLAHHAEEAGDREAVLAYAPAAAQRASSLGARREAAAQYERALRFAGDLDPVERAALLEGFALEAYHTDQMDRAIAARQEAVEIWRAAGNPRKVGENLCHLTRVLIMAGRNAEAKQAISEAVSVLESLPPGAELAFAYQVYAHFHMLDRDTDTAVTWGEKALELAERCQDEITVIAAYNTIGSALLVGGDMSGTGPLERSLQLALQAGQENHAAIAYTNLGSGLGEMHQFAEAIRWLEEGIAFTAERDLDTQRWYMCAWLALVRLYQGEWDAAVDAALDVTRRPGISAISRIMAFVALGRLRARRGDPDAWIALDEALEMARVTATLQRLAPVHAARAEAAWLAGDADRTLHEACAAYDLALHHRHIWFTGELAYWQWRAGARVTVPPWAGEPYRLQIEGDWAAAAECWREMNCPYEMARALAESDDEAALRQALDVFRDLGAAPMVAHVSRRLRAVGARGIPRGPRPSTRQHPAGLTRREAEVLDLMAQGLSNTEIAGRLYLSPKTVEHHVSSILTKLNVSSRHEAIRVAERRSGEPRASVGTGQPE, from the coding sequence TTGCTCCTTCTCGAACGGGACACGTTCCTGTCCGAGCTACGCCAATGGTTCGATGTGGCGGCCTCAGGGAATGGGCACCTGGTGTTCGTCGCCGGGGAAGCCGGGGTGGGCAAGACCGCCCTGGTGACGGCGTTCGGCCGGATGGTGGAGCAAGAGGCTTCGCCCTTCTACGGTGCCTGCGACCCGCTCTCGACGCCGCGACCGCTCGGGCCACTCCTCGACATCGCCGCGCAAGCCGGCGAGGGGCTCCGGCACGTCCTTGAGCAGGACGACCACCACCAGCGCGCCCTTCCGGCCTTCCACTCCTTCCTCGCGCGGCGAGCGCAACCCGCGCTGGTGGTCATCGAAGACGCCCATTGGGCGGACGAGGCGACGCTCGACCTGCTCCGCTTCATCGGCCGGCGCGTCGCCTCGACCCGGGCACTCATGCTGGTCACCTACCGCGACGACGAGATCGGGCCAAGGCACCCCCTCCGAGTCGTGCTGGGCGATCTGGCGACATCGCCTACCGTTCGCCGCATGCACCTCCCACCCCTCTCAGAGAGCGCGGTGCGCACGCTGGCCGCGGGCACGGACTTCGACCCCGTCGAGCTGCACCGGCAGACGGGCGGGAACCCCTTCTTTGTAACCGAGGTCCTGGCGGCCGGCGGGCAGGGGATTCCGCTGACGGTGCGGGACGCCGTCCTGGCACGGGCCGCTCGCCTCCCGTCGGCGGCGCGGGCGATCCTGGACGCGGCCGCCGTCATCGGGGCATACGCGGAAACCGACCTCCTGAGCCAGGTCGTCAGCGCCGAAATGAGCGCGGTCGAGGACGCCGTGGCCGGGGGGATGCTCTTGCCGAGGGACAACGGCTATGCATTCCGCCACGAACTGGCCCGGCAGACGATCCTCGATGCGCTGTCCCCCACGCGCCGGGTGACCTTGCATCGGGCGGTGCTGCAGGCCCTCCGCGCAGTCGGGACGGGTCCGGATGACCTGGCGCGGCTGGCCCACCATGCCGAAGAAGCAGGCGACCGGGAGGCGGTCCTGGCATACGCACCGGCAGCCGCGCAGCGAGCATCGAGCCTCGGCGCCCGACGTGAGGCGGCAGCGCAGTACGAGCGGGCCTTGCGCTTCGCCGGGGATCTTGACCCGGTCGAACGAGCGGCGTTGCTGGAGGGGTTCGCCCTGGAGGCATACCACACCGATCAGATGGACCGGGCGATCGCCGCCCGACAGGAAGCCGTCGAGATCTGGCGCGCGGCGGGAAATCCCCGCAAAGTCGGGGAGAACCTGTGCCACCTGACGCGGGTGCTGATCATGGCAGGGCGGAACGCCGAAGCCAAACAGGCAATCAGCGAGGCCGTTTCAGTGCTCGAGTCGCTCCCGCCGGGCGCTGAACTGGCGTTCGCGTACCAGGTGTACGCGCACTTCCACATGCTCGATCGTGACACCGATACTGCAGTCACCTGGGGAGAGAAGGCGCTCGAGCTGGCAGAGCGCTGCCAGGACGAGATAACGGTGATCGCCGCCTACAACACGATCGGGTCCGCGCTCCTGGTGGGCGGCGACATGAGCGGCACCGGCCCGCTGGAGCGAAGCCTGCAACTGGCATTGCAAGCGGGCCAGGAAAACCACGCCGCGATAGCGTACACCAATCTCGGCTCGGGCCTCGGGGAGATGCACCAGTTCGCGGAGGCGATCCGCTGGCTGGAGGAGGGTATTGCATTCACCGCCGAGCGCGACCTTGATACCCAGCGATGGTACATGTGCGCCTGGCTCGCCCTGGTGCGTCTGTATCAGGGAGAGTGGGACGCAGCGGTCGATGCCGCCCTGGATGTAACGCGTCGTCCCGGCATCTCCGCCATCTCCCGAATCATGGCGTTCGTGGCACTCGGTCGCCTCCGGGCACGTCGCGGCGACCCGGACGCCTGGATCGCACTCGACGAGGCGCTCGAAATGGCGAGAGTCACCGCCACGCTGCAGCGGCTCGCGCCGGTGCACGCAGCCCGCGCCGAAGCCGCCTGGCTCGCCGGGGACGCCGACCGGACCCTCCACGAGGCGTGCGCGGCGTACGACCTGGCGCTCCACCACCGACATATCTGGTTCACCGGCGAACTGGCCTACTGGCAGTGGCGTGCGGGCGCGCGGGTCACGGTGCCGCCGTGGGCCGGCGAGCCGTATCGCCTGCAGATCGAGGGTGACTGGGCTGCCGCCGCCGAGTGCTGGCGCGAGATGAACTGCCCATACGAGATGGCCCGCGCACTGGCTGAGAGTGACGACGAAGCAGCGCTGCGCCAGGCATTGGACGTCTTCCGCGATCTGGGCGCTGCCCCCATGGTCGCCCATGTCTCACGCCGCCTGCGGGCGGTCGGCGCGCGCGGCATCCCGCGCGGGCCGCGCCCATCGACGCGCCAGCATCCTGCCGGACTCACGCGCCGCGAGGCCGAAGTCCTCGACCTGATGGCGCAGGGCCTGTCCAACACCGAGATCGCGGGCCGACTCTACCTCTCCCCCAAAACGGTGGAGCACCACGTCTCCTCGATCCTCACCAAGCTCAACGTCTCCTCCCGTCACGAGGCCATCCGCGTCGCCGAGCGCCGGAGCGGCGAGCCGCGGGCCAGCGTGGGGACCGGGCAGCCTGAGTAA